A part of Bubalus bubalis isolate 160015118507 breed Murrah chromosome 6, NDDB_SH_1, whole genome shotgun sequence genomic DNA contains:
- the ORC1 gene encoding origin recognition complex subunit 1, which translates to MAYCSARLRTRQTYSWVGRPLLDQKLHYQTYKEMSMKREGYSTEIHIQVGQFVLIEGDDDENPYVAKLVELFEDVSEPYSKKRARVQWFIRFCEVPVCKQHLLGRKPDTQEIFWYDNPTCNSNISVETIIGCVRVVALGPDEVMPIDLKNKKTFFVKLSWNEKKFKPLPPEVFAQLNKLQEDNHRYQKSMEAKTKSAESPSWTTTEHAVKRIESRHSTSKSRHTASHPVTPRARKRLELSSFPRTPNTRISQAASCASLDSPGRMKRKVAFSEVISPSKRSLPDGSQTSSPALKAPEKTGEIQHSCTKDAKKTSPDHGMILRARAPALKTTEISEERTLTPTVGGWKSSVVPSVILKPEYIKRREGKEPEVQDEAPSASRIRRKSSLLTLNRIRQQLRFLGNSKSDQNDEEFLPAAEISDCDSEEEEASTTPLPRRTPNSVSRNLRSSMKSSLQTPSKTPKRTPEPRTPRDATPRIRSRNLAAQGPTNMLEEARLRLHVSAVPESLPCREQEFQDIYNFVESKLLDHTGGCMYISGVPGTGKTATVHEVICCLQQAAQANEVPPFQYIEVNGMKLTEPHQVYVQILQKLTGRRATANHAAALLAKRFRSQGSSQETTVLLVDELDLLWTQKQDVMYNLFDWPTHKEARLVVLTIANTMDLPERIMMNRVSSRLGLTRMCFQPYTHSQLRQILLSRLRHVKAFEDDAIQLVARKVAALSGDARRCLDICRRATEICEFSCQKPDSPGLVTTAHLLEAIDEMFSSSYITAIKNSSILEQSFLRAILAEFRRSGLEEATFQQVYIQHVALCRMEGLPYPTMSETMAVCSRLGACRLLLVEPSRNDVLRRVRLNVSQDDVLYALKEE; encoded by the exons ATGGCGTACTGTTCTGCAAGACTGAGGACCAGACAAACTTATTCCTGGGTTGGCAGGCCATTGTTGGATCAAAAACTACACTACCAAACCTACAA AGAGATGAGTATGAAAAGAGAAGGTTATTCAACTGAGATTCACATCCAGGTTGGACAGTTTGTGTTGATTGAGGGGGATGATGATGAAAATCCATACGTTGCTAAATTGGTTGAGTTGTTTGAAGACG TTTCTGAACCTTATTCCAAAAAACGTGCTCGAGTACAGTGGTTTATCCGATTCTGTGAAGTCCCTGTCTGTAAACAGCACTTACTGGGCCGGAAGCCTGACACACAAGAGATATTCTGGTATGACAACCCGACCTGTAACAGCAACATTAGTGTTGAGACCATCATTGGCTGTGTGCGG GTAGTAGCTTTAGGCCCAGATGAAGTCATGCCTATAGATCTGAAAAATAAGAAGACATTCTTTGTGAAACTATCTTGGAATGAGAAAAAATTCAAACCACTACCTCCAGAAGTATTTGCTCAGTTGAATAAGCTTCAAGAAGACAATCATAGATACCAGAAGTCCATGGAAGCCAAAACTAAGAGTGCAGAAAGCCCTTCTTGGACCACAACAGAACATGCAGTCAAAAGGATCGAATCAAGGCATTCCACATCCAAATCTCGTCACACTGCTTCCCATCCTGTCACCCCAAGGGCAAGGAAGAGGCTGGAGCTCAGCA GTTTCCCTAGGACTCCTAACacaaggatttcccaggcagcttCGTGTGCCTCATTGGATTCTCCTGGAAGAATGAAACGGAAAGTGGCCTTCTCTGAGGTCATATCACCTTCAAAGAGGTCTCTGCCTGATGGTTCTCAGACCTCATCTCCAGCTCTGAAAGCCCCAGAGAAAACTGGAGAGATTCAACACTCCTGTACCAAAGATGCCAAGAAGACCTCACCTGATCATGGCATGATCCTGAGAGCTCGAGCCCCAGCTTTGAAAACAACAGAGATTAGTGAAGAAAGAACACTTACTCCTACCGTCGGGGGATGGAAGTCCTCAGTGGTGCCTTCTGTGATTCTGAAACCAGAATACATCAAAAGAAG GGAAGGTAAAGAGCCAGAAGTTCAGGATGAAGCTCCCTCTGCTTCCCGTATCCGCAGGAAGAGTTCTCTCTTGACTTTGAATCGGATTAGGCAGCAGCTTAG GTTTTTAGGTAACAGTAAAAGTGACCAAAATGATGAAGAGTTTCTGCCAGCAGCCGAGATTTCAGACTGTGACAGTGAGGAGGAAGAGGCTTCCACAACCCCGCTTCCAAGGAGAACACCCAACAGTGTGTCCAGGAACCTACGCTCTTCCATGAAGTCTTCCTTACAGACTCCCTCCAAGACACCAAAGAGAACT CCTGAGCCCAGAACACCACGTGATGCCACTCCCCGGATCCGCAGCCGAAACCTGGCTGCCCAGGGGCCCACCAACATGCTGGAGGAGGCCCGGCTAAG GCTGCATGTTTCTGCTGTACCGGAGTCTCTTCCCTGTCGGGAACAGGAATTCCAGGACATTTACAACTTTGTGGAAAGCAAACTCCTTGACCACACTGGAGG GTGCATGTACATCTCCGGGGTCCCTGGGACAGGGAAGACTGCCACTGTGCACGAGGTGATATGTTGCCTGCAGCAGGCAGCCCAAGCCAATGAAGTTCCTCCCTTTCAATACATTGAGGTCAATGGCATGAAGCTGACAGAACCCCACCAAGTCTACGTGCAAATCTTGCAG AAGCTGACAGGTAGAAGGGCAACAGCCAACCATGCAGCAGCGCTGCTGGCTAAGCGATTCCGCTCTCAAGGGTCCTCTCAGGAGACCACCGTGCTGCTTGTGGATGAG CTTGACCTTCTGTGGACCCAGAAGCAAGACGTAATGTACAATCTCTTTGACTGGCCCACTCACAAGGAGGCCCGCCTTGTGGTCCTGACCATTGCTAACACCATGGATCTGCCAGAGCGCATCATGATGAACCGGGTGTCCAGCCGACTG GGTCTAACCAGGATGTGCTTCCAGCCTTATACTCACAGCCAGCTGCGGCAGATCCTACTGTCCCGACTCAGACACGTAAAGGCTTTTgaggatgatgccatccagctggtAGCCAGGAAG GTCGCAGCCCTCTCTGGAGATGCACGACGCTGCCTGGACATTTGTAGGCGTGCGACAGAGATCTGTGAGTTCTCCTGCCAGAAGCCCGACTCCCCTGGCCTGGTTACTACAGCCCATTTACTAGAAGCCATAGATGAGATGTTTTCATCATCATATATCACTGCCATCAA aaattccTCCATTCTGGAACAGAGCTTCCTGAGAGCCATCCTTGCAGAGTTCCGTCGATCAGGACTGGAGGAAGCAACATTTCAACAG